From a single Nostoc sp. MS1 genomic region:
- a CDS encoding orange carotenoid protein N-terminal domain-containing protein yields MTASYDKNTAQAQSNETQSVVDAFNKLDTDAKLAWFYFVYEEMGESITPAAPAAAEPELAPLLLGNFFQLSHDEQLNIMRDIVNGADTEYSRAYGALKENNQLLVWYVWAVAMGKEIVGMPDDYEGNEATNDLLAQIEGLDFEQQMSVFRTIAGEMGYSDVQPIETQAETGKTSSL; encoded by the coding sequence ATGACTGCTAGTTACGATAAAAATACGGCTCAAGCTCAAAGCAATGAAACTCAAAGTGTAGTAGATGCGTTTAATAAATTAGATACTGATGCTAAGTTAGCTTGGTTTTATTTTGTTTATGAAGAAATGGGTGAATCTATTACTCCCGCAGCACCCGCAGCCGCAGAACCAGAATTAGCACCACTTTTATTAGGGAACTTTTTTCAATTATCCCATGATGAACAATTGAATATTATGCGGGATATTGTAAACGGTGCAGATACAGAATATTCTCGCGCTTATGGAGCTTTAAAAGAAAATAATCAATTGTTAGTTTGGTATGTTTGGGCTGTAGCTATGGGAAAGGAAATCGTCGGAATGCCCGATGATTATGAAGGAAATGAAGCGACTAATGACTTGCTAGCTCAAATTGAAGGATTAGATTTTGAGCAGCAAATGTCTGTATTCCGTACAATCGCTGGAGAAATGGGTTACAGTGACGTTCAGCCAATAGAAACACAGGCAGAAACTGGTAAAACATCAAGTCTTTAA
- a CDS encoding alkaline phosphatase D family protein, with the protein MSEDGMVNNLNFSQLLQSRIKRRNLILGAGAFTGLAIANQFPHQRAIATGRFSDYPFKLGVASGDPYDTSVVIWTRLAPEPLNGGGMPPVNVPIRWEVASDPQMRRIVSRGTVLATPELAHSVRVVVEGLIPNTWYWYRFLVANESSPIGRTRTFPPLGSFASRLKFALASCQHYEQGYYTAYKYMAQDDLDLVVHVGDYIYEGGITTNVNSPRKHNSPEITTLEAYRNRHALYKTDTNLQAAHAAFPWILTWDDHEVENNYADDISELDNEPDQDRAIFLQRRAVAYQAYYEHMPLRPFSKPVGPDMQLYRRLNFGNLVTFHVLDTRQYRTDQPCGDGTKERCRENFDLQATITGKAQEDWLYDGLDKSAAKWNILAQQVPIAQRNVSTTEVPTFSMDKWDGYLASRDRLLKFIGDRKPSNVISLGGDLHNNWAMDLKADFNDPSSATLGSEFICTSITSGGNGSPTPSLAVQTYLPKNPHIKFYNNQRGYVRCIVTPTTWQTDYPVLDVVSTPNGTISNRASFIVQDGLPGIVPL; encoded by the coding sequence ATGAGTGAGGATGGTATGGTAAATAACCTCAATTTTAGCCAATTACTACAGAGCAGAATCAAGAGACGTAACTTAATTCTTGGGGCGGGAGCATTTACAGGTTTAGCGATCGCCAACCAATTTCCTCATCAAAGAGCGATCGCTACAGGCAGATTTTCCGACTATCCTTTTAAGCTGGGTGTAGCATCAGGTGATCCCTACGACACCAGTGTAGTAATTTGGACACGTTTAGCACCAGAACCCTTAAATGGTGGTGGAATGCCACCTGTGAATGTACCAATTCGTTGGGAGGTAGCCAGCGATCCTCAGATGAGACGAATTGTCTCTAGAGGTACGGTACTAGCAACACCAGAACTAGCTCACTCAGTGCGTGTGGTAGTTGAAGGACTCATACCAAATACCTGGTATTGGTATCGGTTCTTAGTAGCTAATGAATCAAGTCCAATTGGTCGCACTCGTACATTCCCTCCACTTGGTAGCTTTGCCAGTCGTCTCAAGTTTGCTTTAGCATCTTGCCAGCACTATGAGCAAGGGTACTATACTGCTTACAAATATATGGCTCAGGATGACCTAGACTTGGTAGTTCATGTTGGGGATTACATTTATGAGGGCGGTATTACTACCAATGTCAATAGCCCTAGAAAACACAACAGTCCTGAAATTACCACATTAGAAGCCTACCGCAACCGTCACGCCCTCTATAAAACTGACACCAATCTCCAAGCAGCTCATGCAGCTTTCCCTTGGATTCTTACCTGGGATGACCACGAAGTAGAAAACAACTACGCTGACGATATTTCCGAACTTGATAATGAGCCAGACCAAGATAGAGCCATCTTTCTACAACGCAGAGCCGTTGCTTATCAGGCCTACTACGAACATATGCCTTTACGTCCCTTCTCCAAACCAGTAGGCCCTGATATGCAGCTTTACCGTCGGTTGAACTTTGGTAATCTGGTTACATTCCACGTATTAGATACTCGTCAATACCGTACAGATCAACCTTGTGGAGATGGTACTAAAGAGCGTTGTCGAGAAAATTTTGATTTACAAGCAACTATTACTGGCAAAGCACAAGAAGATTGGTTGTATGATGGGCTAGATAAATCAGCAGCAAAATGGAATATCCTTGCTCAACAAGTCCCCATTGCTCAGAGAAACGTTAGTACAACAGAAGTCCCAACTTTTAGTATGGATAAGTGGGATGGTTATCTAGCTTCCCGCGATCGCCTACTTAAATTTATTGGCGATCGCAAGCCATCTAATGTTATTTCTTTAGGAGGCGATCTTCATAACAATTGGGCAATGGATCTTAAAGCCGACTTCAATGATCCCAGTTCTGCTACTCTTGGTAGTGAATTTATTTGTACCTCAATTACTTCTGGAGGTAATGGTTCCCCAACACCTAGCCTCGCAGTTCAAACTTATTTACCAAAGAACCCACACATCAAGTTCTACAACAATCAACGGGGTTATGTACGCTGTATTGTAACTCCCACAACTTGGCAAACTGATTATCCGGTGTTAGATGTTGTCTCAACCCCCAATGGCACAATTAGTAATCGTGCTTCTTTTATAGTTCAAGATGGTCTTCCAGGGATAGTGCCACTCTAA
- a CDS encoding PEP-CTERM sorting domain-containing protein produces MKLVPQVVLVAASLSLGFATVDVKSASAAIINYAFTVESPTAKGKGFFTFDNSTLNNPANPTAIVKSLSFQFDGDSNVYTEKNDVNYPDFPIVYSTIFSSGRRSLALSYLFDDQANPTNSIRYEIAGEDFTIFSTTSSGGEIVSGTVTYSQVPEPTTFVGAGIALGVGLMLSKKPSSIKKLKV; encoded by the coding sequence ATGAAATTAGTGCCACAAGTGGTGCTTGTTGCTGCTAGTCTTAGCTTAGGGTTTGCTACTGTAGATGTCAAATCTGCATCTGCTGCAATTATTAATTATGCTTTCACAGTCGAAAGTCCCACAGCTAAAGGTAAAGGATTTTTCACTTTTGATAATTCAACTTTAAATAATCCAGCTAATCCTACAGCAATTGTTAAATCGCTTTCCTTTCAATTTGATGGTGATTCTAATGTTTATACTGAAAAAAATGATGTAAACTATCCTGATTTCCCCATTGTATATTCAACAATTTTTTCATCAGGGAGAAGGTCTTTAGCATTAAGCTATCTATTTGATGACCAAGCTAATCCTACTAACTCCATACGCTACGAAATCGCTGGTGAGGATTTTACTATTTTTTCAACAACATCTTCAGGTGGAGAAATTGTATCTGGGACAGTTACTTATTCACAAGTTCCTGAACCAACCACTTTTGTTGGTGCTGGTATTGCTCTTGGTGTTGGTTTAATGCTGAGTAAAAAACCAAGTTCAATAAAAAAGCTTAAAGTATAG
- a CDS encoding HAD-IA family hydrolase codes for MTQKVIIFDFDGTIADTVDALVGIANRLADEFGYAQITPEQLTLLRNFSSREIIKYSGVSLIKIPFLVKKVKSELKNKIHELKPIPGIKEALLDLQQSNYKLGIITSNSRDNVTAFLEINDLENLFEFIYSGVTIFGKTNIINSVLKQKHFKPEAVIYVGDETRDIEAAKKANIQVIAVTWGFNSPEVLAKQNPNFLINHPRELLEVVQNS; via the coding sequence ATGACCCAAAAAGTAATCATTTTTGATTTTGACGGCACGATTGCGGATACTGTAGATGCTCTCGTCGGTATTGCTAATCGCTTGGCAGATGAGTTTGGTTATGCACAAATCACGCCAGAACAATTAACTCTACTCAGGAACTTTTCATCAAGAGAAATTATTAAGTATTCTGGGGTTTCACTGATTAAAATACCTTTTTTAGTCAAAAAGGTTAAATCTGAACTAAAGAATAAAATTCATGAGCTAAAACCTATTCCCGGCATTAAAGAAGCTTTATTAGATTTACAACAAAGTAATTATAAATTAGGAATTATTACATCTAACTCTAGAGATAATGTTACAGCTTTTTTGGAAATAAATGATTTAGAAAATTTATTTGAATTTATATATTCAGGCGTGACGATTTTTGGCAAAACCAACATCATTAATAGTGTGCTGAAACAAAAACACTTCAAACCTGAAGCTGTTATTTATGTTGGGGATGAAACTAGAGATATCGAAGCTGCTAAAAAAGCGAATATCCAAGTAATTGCCGTAACTTGGGGATTTAATTCTCCTGAAGTATTAGCCAAGCAGAATCCTAATTTTTTAATTAACCATCCAAGGGAACTATTAGAGGTTGTACAAAATAGTTAA
- the queG gene encoding tRNA epoxyqueuosine(34) reductase QueG, translated as MNYCTVVNSSVIKEKAIEIGFHKVGIAAVSAGKNTEAEQLQAWIKLGYHADMEWMNNPKRYDISLIMPEARSLICVALNYYTPQQRPDGEEYAKISRYGWGRDYHKVMHKKLKTLTSWLQSLDAGIQARYYADTGPVQDKVWAQRAGIGWIAKNGNVITREYGSWVFLGEVVTNIELESDRPHTEHCGSCTRCLDACPTGAITQPFVVDANRCIAYHTIENRAEELPQAIASRMQGWVAGCDICQDVCPWNQRFAKTTDVVDFQPYPENIAPKLIELAQISDEEWDKRFPASALRRIKPEMLRRNARANLDASKRNNDPKSNHF; from the coding sequence ATGAACTACTGTACCGTAGTTAATAGCAGTGTAATAAAAGAAAAAGCTATAGAGATTGGCTTTCACAAAGTAGGCATTGCTGCTGTCAGTGCAGGTAAGAACACAGAAGCAGAACAACTGCAAGCATGGATAAAACTGGGTTATCACGCTGATATGGAGTGGATGAATAACCCAAAAAGATATGATATCAGCTTAATCATGCCAGAAGCGCGATCGCTTATATGTGTGGCGCTCAACTACTACACTCCTCAACAACGTCCCGACGGTGAAGAATACGCCAAAATCTCCCGTTATGGCTGGGGTAGGGACTATCACAAGGTGATGCACAAGAAACTCAAAACTCTTACTAGTTGGTTACAATCATTAGATGCAGGTATTCAAGCGCGTTACTATGCAGATACAGGCCCCGTACAAGATAAAGTCTGGGCGCAACGAGCGGGGATTGGCTGGATAGCGAAAAATGGTAATGTAATTACTAGGGAGTATGGCTCTTGGGTGTTCTTAGGCGAAGTAGTAACAAATATTGAACTGGAGAGCGATCGCCCACATACAGAACACTGTGGTAGCTGTACTCGCTGTTTAGATGCTTGTCCTACAGGTGCGATTACTCAACCGTTTGTAGTCGATGCCAATCGCTGTATCGCTTATCATACCATAGAGAATCGAGCAGAGGAATTACCACAGGCGATCGCCTCCCGGATGCAGGGTTGGGTAGCTGGTTGTGATATTTGCCAAGATGTTTGTCCTTGGAATCAGCGTTTTGCTAAAACCACAGATGTGGTAGATTTTCAACCATATCCCGAAAATATTGCGCCTAAGCTGATAGAATTAGCGCAAATCTCAGACGAGGAATGGGATAAACGATTTCCGGCATCAGCATTAAGGCGAATTAAGCCAGAAATGTTAAGACGGAATGCCCGTGCTAATCTAGACGCATCTAAGCGAAATAATGACCCAAAAAGTAATCATTTTTGA
- a CDS encoding orange carotenoid protein N-terminal domain-containing protein, which yields MTFTSDSTSTRFSQTFNNIQTGDAVASTIAVFQSLSVDDKLAVLWYAYTEMGRSITPAATGAARLQLAEGLLIQIKQMSHAEQLQVMRDLAAKTNTQFSRSYGILSTNTKLAFWYELSELMVKGFVVPMPANYTISRDGAQVLETIKALDFGQQITVFRRIAADMGVDPLAD from the coding sequence ATGACATTCACTTCTGATTCCACTTCAACCCGTTTTTCTCAGACTTTCAATAACATCCAAACTGGTGATGCTGTTGCTTCTACCATTGCAGTTTTTCAAAGCCTCAGTGTAGATGACAAGTTGGCAGTATTGTGGTATGCCTACACTGAAATGGGACGATCTATTACTCCAGCCGCTACTGGTGCTGCTCGTTTACAATTAGCTGAAGGTTTATTAATTCAAATTAAGCAGATGTCTCATGCAGAACAACTACAAGTAATGCGTGACTTAGCTGCTAAGACAAATACTCAATTTTCTCGCTCATACGGCATTCTCAGCACTAATACAAAATTAGCTTTCTGGTACGAACTATCAGAATTAATGGTTAAGGGTTTTGTTGTACCTATGCCCGCAAACTATACAATATCCCGTGATGGCGCTCAAGTATTAGAAACAATTAAGGCATTAGATTTTGGTCAACAAATCACAGTTTTCCGCAGAATAGCGGCTGATATGGGTGTTGATCCCCTAGCTGATTAA
- a CDS encoding ketosteroid isomerase family protein: protein MKAAESLANIQTEVIAGITETTILQYFATLNAGEFTATAALFADDGVMYPPFESAMVGTDAIATYLQQEAQGIKADPREGLEEALENGEVQVQVSGKAQTSWCGVNVLWQFILNQQKQITYTKIKLLASPQELMALRRE from the coding sequence ATGAAAGCTGCTGAATCTTTAGCCAATATCCAAACAGAAGTTATTGCAGGAATTACAGAAACAACAATTCTGCAATATTTCGCCACCCTCAACGCTGGAGAATTTACAGCAACGGCTGCATTGTTTGCTGATGATGGCGTGATGTATCCACCTTTTGAATCTGCTATGGTAGGGACAGATGCGATCGCTACCTACTTACAACAAGAAGCACAAGGTATTAAGGCTGATCCTCGTGAGGGGTTGGAGGAGGCGCTGGAAAATGGAGAGGTTCAAGTACAAGTTTCTGGCAAAGCACAAACTTCTTGGTGTGGTGTCAATGTTTTGTGGCAATTCATTCTTAACCAACAAAAGCAGATTACTTACACTAAAATCAAGCTCTTAGCTTCTCCACAAGAGTTAATGGCTTTGCGTCGTGAGTAG